In Ruania zhangjianzhongii, the following proteins share a genomic window:
- a CDS encoding gluconokinase, which yields MNTQHVVVMGVSGSGKTTVASGIAVATDFTFAEADEYHPESNVTKMAAGEPLTDSDRWPWLAELATWMSTRAAEGVSTVMACSALRRSYRDVLRAGPPSVDFILVDGSAEVIRRRMGAREGHYMPVTLLDSQIATLEPLEADESGLVLDVAQAPDELTRQAVAWLRSH from the coding sequence GTGAACACCCAGCATGTGGTGGTGATGGGGGTGTCCGGGTCGGGCAAGACCACTGTGGCCAGCGGGATCGCCGTAGCCACGGACTTCACCTTCGCCGAGGCGGACGAGTACCACCCCGAGTCGAACGTGACCAAGATGGCCGCAGGGGAGCCGCTCACCGACTCCGACCGGTGGCCGTGGCTGGCCGAGCTCGCCACCTGGATGAGCACGCGGGCCGCCGAGGGAGTCTCCACGGTGATGGCCTGTTCCGCGCTGCGGCGCAGCTACCGGGACGTGCTCCGGGCCGGGCCGCCGTCGGTGGACTTCATCCTGGTGGACGGCTCCGCCGAGGTGATCCGGCGGCGGATGGGCGCCCGGGAGGGTCACTACATGCCGGTCACCCTGCTGGACTCCCAGATCGCGACGCTCGAACCGCTCGAGGCCGATGAGTCCGGGCTGGTGCTGGACGTGGCCCAGGCGCCAGATGAGCTCACCCGCCAGGCGGTGGCCTGGCTGCGCAGCCACTGA
- a CDS encoding glycoside hydrolase family 3 protein — translation MTEKGGVRVGRGVRGGRGAGWGLRALVALVLAAFALAACTPTGPAEPPTTPPEETTDPSQSPSESATAQPLPWGPTEAEVEAAIATASAMSPEQVAGQVILARYPGTDPAAAADQLSQYHLGGLVLFGENVGSLDQVVATSEAIQAAQSELDRSWPAIFAVDNEGGLVQRLSAETGPWTSFPDFMAAGAANDAEVTHDAAQAMAIELRASGLNFDFAPVADVTIGADDAAIGTRSAGDDPERVAATVSAAVDGFTDGGVISSLKHFPGHGSLTVDSHESLPEQTASARELTRRDLVPFQAGIDAGAATVMMGHIAVDAWDEDLPASLSPAAYQHLREDLGFTGVAITDGLDMGALTNSYGPDEIAVMALDAGADLLLGPTDVGAAHQGIVDALEDGSLDRDRVDEAAGRVIAMMRWQAQAGEATGPVDPDESSFGAAASLALSRAAITQVAGECGGVLAGPRVHVRGGSTQDWDAFVAAAEAGGLEVVPLEEDADSDIRLVTAETPETGSDVAIALDGPWLLRGAGNPVQLAAFGHTAGTFEAAVDVLTGEADAPGTLPVQVRGLPASSC, via the coding sequence ATGACGGAGAAAGGCGGGGTGCGCGTGGGGCGCGGGGTGCGCGGTGGGCGTGGTGCGGGGTGGGGGCTGCGCGCACTGGTGGCGTTGGTGCTGGCGGCTTTCGCGCTCGCCGCCTGCACGCCCACCGGGCCAGCGGAGCCGCCGACCACACCGCCCGAGGAGACCACCGACCCCTCGCAGTCACCGTCGGAGAGCGCAACAGCGCAACCGCTGCCCTGGGGCCCCACCGAGGCCGAGGTGGAGGCCGCGATCGCGACAGCGTCGGCGATGAGCCCGGAGCAGGTGGCAGGTCAGGTGATCCTGGCCCGCTACCCGGGCACCGACCCGGCGGCCGCCGCCGACCAGCTCAGCCAGTACCACCTGGGCGGACTCGTGCTCTTCGGCGAGAACGTCGGCTCACTGGACCAGGTGGTGGCCACCTCGGAGGCGATCCAAGCAGCCCAGTCAGAGCTGGACCGGTCCTGGCCGGCGATCTTCGCCGTCGACAACGAGGGCGGGCTGGTGCAACGCCTGAGTGCAGAGACCGGACCGTGGACCTCGTTCCCGGACTTCATGGCGGCCGGTGCCGCGAACGACGCCGAGGTGACCCATGATGCCGCCCAGGCGATGGCGATCGAGCTGCGCGCCAGCGGGCTGAACTTCGACTTCGCCCCGGTGGCGGATGTGACCATCGGCGCCGACGACGCCGCGATCGGTACCCGCTCCGCCGGGGACGACCCGGAACGGGTCGCTGCCACGGTGAGCGCCGCCGTCGACGGCTTCACCGACGGCGGCGTGATCTCCAGCCTGAAACACTTCCCCGGGCACGGATCGCTCACTGTCGACTCGCACGAGAGCCTGCCGGAGCAGACCGCCAGTGCCCGAGAGCTCACCCGCCGTGATTTGGTGCCGTTCCAGGCCGGTATCGACGCCGGTGCCGCCACGGTGATGATGGGGCACATCGCCGTCGACGCCTGGGATGAGGACCTGCCCGCCTCGCTCTCACCGGCCGCCTACCAGCATCTGCGCGAGGACCTCGGCTTCACCGGGGTCGCGATCACCGACGGCCTGGACATGGGGGCGCTGACGAACAGCTACGGCCCGGACGAGATCGCCGTGATGGCTCTGGACGCCGGTGCCGATCTGCTGCTCGGGCCTACCGACGTCGGCGCCGCTCACCAGGGGATCGTCGATGCGCTTGAGGACGGCAGCCTGGACCGCGACCGGGTGGATGAGGCGGCCGGCCGGGTGATCGCGATGATGCGGTGGCAGGCGCAGGCCGGTGAGGCGACCGGCCCGGTCGACCCGGACGAGTCCAGCTTCGGCGCCGCCGCCTCGCTGGCGCTGAGCCGGGCTGCGATCACCCAGGTGGCCGGGGAGTGCGGGGGAGTACTGGCCGGGCCGCGGGTGCACGTGCGCGGCGGGTCCACGCAGGACTGGGACGCGTTCGTCGCGGCGGCCGAGGCCGGTGGGCTGGAGGTGGTGCCGTTGGAGGAGGACGCGGACAGCGACATCCGGCTGGTCACCGCCGAGACTCCGGAGACCGGTTCGGACGTGGCCATCGCCCTGGACGGCCCCTGGCTGCTGCGCGGTGCCGGAAACCCGGTGCAGCTGGCGGCTTTCGGGCACACGGCCGGCACTTTCGAAGCGGCGGTGGACGTGCTCACCGGTGAGGCCGATGCCCCAGGTACGCTGCCGGTGCAGGTTCGCGGGCTACCCGCCTCGAGCTGCTGA